A region from the Onthophagus taurus isolate NC chromosome 8, IU_Otau_3.0, whole genome shotgun sequence genome encodes:
- the LOC111420145 gene encoding uncharacterized protein — translation MREYLKDNCAEEVTNETDANRKYYTPHRAVYRYDKDTSKVRVVFDASAHAPGFESLNEQLHCGDNLIPDLLQMLLNFRIGAIGVTSDIKKAFLQTPSINDNDRNVLRFLWYKDPVPENLTSAMELSNITTYRMKRVTFGIISSPFLLAATLRKHFEDQPDKLQNTASILSKSFYVDDLVTAASTLDQAQNLYSESMQILHAANMNLRKWCSNDAKMMAVFQTNEKVTRQDASPYAYGAVTYIRCLSNHECNYVTSKNRVAPIDKSGQRELTLPKLELTAALCAARLQNYIAKNMLINIQKTTLWSDSKISLYWIRGKSKKWKPYVQKRVNEIHKLSDSVWRYCPGKENPADLLTRGISAKTLIESNLWLRGPKWLKDEENWLSDEYFEPDVDQVSSLLTIQRNESTPEAQPIFPLEKYGTYEKIMRITAYVIRFVKLTKKMYKAKRLSTQDLNEADTYWIKYIQEKDFPNELKALKREMPIQSSSSILMLKPFLDENGVMRLLGRLDEAPLSYDEKHPIISPKRSMLTEKIIRKCHKGVNHYGVNATLAELRKRFWVPQGRQKVKAILNQCLKCKRLKGKPGNEECAPLPKTRVTMTNPFNITGIDFAGPLYANVAGQRTKTYIMLFTCAVIRAVHLELVPDLTTECCIRGLRRFIARRGVPDVVYSDNAKTFKRTDLELRKLSAILESEKIQDLVRKQRKSSDSLEVYSGKSSMVGWLLGENGKNR, via the exons ATGCGCGAATACCTAAAAGACAATTGTGCAGAAGAGGTAACTAACGAGACAGACGCGAATCGGAAGTACTATACGCCACACAGGGCTGTCTACCGCTACGATAAAGACACAAGTAAAGTTCGTGTAGTGTTTGACGCATCCGCGCATGCGCCGGGTTTCGAATCGCTTAATGAACAATTGCACTGCGGAGACAATTTAATTCctgatttattacaaatgtTATTGAATTTCCGTATAGGTGCAATAGGTGTAACTTCTGACATCAAAAAGGCGTTTCTACAAACGCCATCGATAAACGACAACGATCGCAACGTGCTTCGATTCCTGTGGTATAAAGATCCAGTACCTGAAAACTTGACGTCAGCGATGGAACTATCAAACATAACGACATACCGCATGAAGCGAGTAACGTTTGGGATCATTAGCAGTCCATTCCTTTTAGCAGCAACATTGCGTAAACATTTCGAAGACCAGCCAGATAAGTTACAAAATACAGCGTCAATTTTGTCCAAGTCATTTTACGTCGATGATTTAGTGACGGCAGCAAGTACCCTGGACCAAGCTCAGAACTTATATAGCGAGTCGATGCAAATTCTGCACGCTGCAAACATGAATTTAAGAAAGTGGTGCTCTAATGATGCAAAAATGATGGCAGTGTTTCAAACAAATGAAAAGGTAACCAGACAAG ACGCAAGTCCATATGCATATGGAGCAGTAACTTACATAAGATGCCTATCAAACCACGAATGCAACTATGTGACGTCAAAAAACAGAGTTGCTCCAATAGACAAATCAGGTCAAAGGGAACTTACATTACCTAAGTTAGAACTGACAGCGGCTTTATGTGCAGCGAGACTTCAAAATTACAttgcaaaaaatatgttgatcaATATCCAGAAGACGACTCTGTGGTCAGATTCAAAGATATCCTTATATTGGATTAGAGGAAAATCCAAGAAATGGAAACCTTACGTACAAAAACGTGTAAACGAAATACACAAATTGAGCGATAGTGTATGGAGATATTGTCCGGGAAAAGAAAATCCTGCAGACCTATTAACGAGAGGAATTTCAGCCAAAACATTAATTGAATCTAACTTATGGTTACGAGGCCCTAAATGGCTGAAGGATGAAGAGAATTGGTTGAGCGATGAATATTTTGAACCAGATGTGGATCAAGTTAGCAGTTTGTTAACTATACAACGAAACGAATCCACACCGGAAGCACAGCCCATATTTCCATTGGAAAAGTATGGAACATATGAGAAAATTATGCGAATCACGGCTTATGTTATAAGAtttgttaaattaacaaaGAAGATGTACAAAGCAAAGCGATTATCGACACAAGATCTAAATGAAGCAGATACTTATTGGATAAAATATATACAAGAAAAGGATTTCCCGAACGAGTTGAAAGCTTTAAAAAGGGAAATGCCGATACAATCATCATCTTCGATTCTGATGTTGAAACCATTTTTAGATGAGAATGGTGTCATGCGTTTATTAGGAAGGTTAGATGAAGCGCCTTTGAGCTATGATGAGAAACATCCAATCATATCACCAAAACGATCAATGTTGACGGAGAAAATTATAAGGAAATGTCATAAGGGGGTAAATCATTATGGAGTAAATGCGACTTTAGCTGAACTGAGAAAGAGATTTTGGGTTCCGCAAGGACGTCAGAAAGTTAAAGCAATCCTTAACCAATGTTTGAAATGTAAACGATTGAAAGGAAAACCTGGAAACGAAGAATGTGCTCCACTACCAAAGACTCGCGTAACTATGACAAATCCATTTAATATAACAGGCATTGATTTTGCTGGTCCACTATACGCCAACGTCGCAGGTCAACGAACAAAAACATATATAATGTTATTTACGTGTGCGGTTATAAGAGCAGTCCATCTGGAATTGGTTCCAGATTTGACAACTGAATGTTGTATAAGAGGGTTGAGAAGGTTCATTGCCAGAAGGGGCGTTCCTGATGTTGTATACTCTGATAATGCCAAAACGTTTAAGAGAACAGACCttgaattaagaaaattatccGCTATCTTGGAATCAGAAAAGATTCAGGATTTAGTTAGAAAGCAGCGAAAAAGCAGCGATTCATTGGAGGTTTATAGCGGAAAGAGCTCCATGGTGGGGTGGCTTTTGGGAGAGAATGGTAAAAACCGTTAA